AACATCTTTTTCCACATAGCCATTCCTCCTTAATGCAGTTCGTGGTTGGTATTATACCTCAATTTTATTTAATGTCAATAGAAATCTTGCTAGGTTCCCTACTTTTTCTAACAGGGACTTAAATGAGACTTTGATGAGACGATTTCTTCCAGGTCTATGCGGGAAACCCCTATTTTAATAGTTATGCAAACCGTGAACGGTCAAGACTACGGTATTGGATGGCTTCCGAAATATGCGCGGTCGCGATATCTTCCGCCTTTTCCATATCCGCAATCGTCCGCGCCACTTTAAGTATCCTGCCATACGCCCGGGCGGATAATCCTAATTCGTCTATCGCCTGCCTCAAGAGGCTTTCCGAATCTTCGCCCAGCTTGCAATATTTCTTGATATGCCTTGTCGTCATCTGGGCATTGCAGTTAATCTTATCATTCCTAAACCTTTCAAGTTGAATCTTGCGTGTTTTGGTTACGATATTGCATATTTCGACTGATGAAGTGCCTTCGGCTTTGGAGGATAATTCACGGTAAGCTACGGACGGGACATCCAGATGTATATCAATCCTGTCCAACAGGGGTCCAGATATCCTGGTTAGGTAGCGCTGGACCTGGTTCGGAGAACATTGGCATTCCTTTTTCGGGTCCCCGTAAAAACCACAGGGACATGGATTCATAGCCGCAACCAGCATGAATTTTGCCGGATAAGAAACAGTAGCGCTCGCCCTGCCGATGGAAATAATCCCTTCTTCCAGCGGCTGCCTCAGGCTTTCCAGAAGATTCCTGTGGAATTCAGGCAGTTCATCCAAAAAAAGGACACCGTTATGCGACAAGCTGATTTCGCCCGCCCTAGGCAATGTCCCCGAACCGCCTCCGATTAATCCCGGCTCCGAGCAAGTATGGTGTGGCGCGCGGAACGGGCGGGTAGCTATCAAGGAATTATCCGGCGGCAAAAGTCCCGCTACGCTGTGGATACGCGTGGTTTCCAAAGATTCCTGCAAAGTCAACCGCGGCAAAATAGTCGGTAACCGTTTGGCGAGCATGGTCTTTCCGCTTCCGGGAGGACCTATCATCAGGATATTGTGACCGCCTGCCGCGGAAATGGTCAAAGCACGCTTGGCATGTTCCTGCCCTTTGACATCCGAAAAATCAACTTCGTATTGATTGGACTCACTGAATATTTTATTGATATCCATCTTTAGAGGGTTTATCTTTATCTCACGATTAAGGAATCCGACCGCCTCGGATAATTTGCCGACCGGTATGACCTCCAACCCTTCCACCACGGCGGCTTCCATGGCGTTTTCTTTGGGGAGGATTAATCCCTTTACGCCTTTTGAAGCGCATATCATTGCCATGGATAAGGCACCCTTGACTGGGCGGATTAAGCCTTCCAAAGCCAGTTCGCCGATAATCGCATACCCTTTCAGATTATCGCGCGGGATTATATCATTCGCGGAAAGGATGCCGATGGCAATAGGCAGGTCATAAACCGGTCCTTCCTTTTTTATATCAGCCGGCGCGAGGTTAATGGTCAATTTGCTCTGCGACGGGAATTTATAGCCTGTATTGGCAAAGGCAGTGATGATACGGTCGCGGCTTTCCTTGACAGCAGTATCGGGGAGCCCGACTATCACAACCGATGGCATCCCGCGCCGGGCGTGGTCAACTTCTATTTCCAAAAGATGCGCTTCTATTCCCTTAACCGCAGCGGAGATTACTTTGGACAGCATAAATTAATGTTTCGGACGTATTATGGATACCGCATGCTGCGTCTCGTCGAGGCATTCTTCCATCCGTTTAAGAACGTCTTTTAAAAGCACCCGCTTGATGTATTTCACGGTGTCGAATATCTTGATGCCGTTAAATTGATAATAAATAAAAGCCGAGGAAACGTGTTCCGGTGAATCGAACAGGCGCACGAACCGTCCTGTGGATTTGCGCTTAATCAGGTTTAAATCCCGCTTTTTGATAAGATTCTTTTTGGCGCGCTTGATTCCTTCCAAGAGTCTTGCGTAAAGCTCGTCAGGATTTTCTGCCTCACCCCCGAGCGTCGCCATGCCGTAAGTTGGGTGTATTTCATAATTAAAGCCGAAAGTCTCGTCAATTACCCCGTCGGTATAAAGGCGATTATATAATTCGGATGACTTGCCGAAGATACAATCCATCATGATATCCGTGCAGATATTCTGCATCATAAGTTTCGTCCCGGTCATGCCGGTTTTTCTATCTTTGTAGCCGATGTTTATACGCGGGCGGGCAACCGCCATTTTGATATCGGTTTTCAGGTTCCTTATTTCAGGCGGTTCTGTAACGGTCTTGCGTGCTATTTTATATCCTTCTGGAGATTTTAAGGATTTATTCTTGAAATATTTTTCAAGCTCTTTGATGACCTTTTCCCTGTCGATATCACCGGCAAAGACGCCTATCATATTCGCCGGATGGTAGAAAGTATTATAGCAATCCTTTAAAGTCTGGGGTGTTATCGCCTGTATGCTTTCTGGAGTCCCGCCGATATCCAGACGAACCGGATGCTTATGATACAAGTTTTCGGCAAGGTTCCTGGCGATTTTCAGGTCCGGCATATCCTGATACATCCTCACTTCCTGCTCGATGATGTGTTTTTCCTTTGCTACACCCTCATCCGTAAAATACGGCTCGAAAGCAAGCTTTAAAAGAAGTTTTAGGTTCTCATCAAAATTCTCGGTCGAAGTAAAGAAATACAGGGTCATGGTATAACCAGTTGAGGCATTGTAATAGGCGCCCTGCTGGGCAAATTCTTGCATGATATTACCACACTCTTTATGGAACATCAAATGCTCTAAAAAATGCGCTACGCCGGAAGGAGTCTTGACCCAATCCGTATGCGCCGGTGGTTTAAACTCCAAGTCGAGCGCGCCGTATTCCACGGCAAACATCGTGCTTTTCTTGCTCAGGCCTTTTTTGGGAATAAACGCCAGGGAAAGCCCGTTAGAAAGCTTATCAAAATAATAAGTCTCTTTTAATGCGCTGCTTGTTATTTTCATGGGTTTAGATTATACAAGATAAAGAAGCGCCTGTCAAAGATAACAAATCCTTATCCTTGACTTTGACCAAATTTATGGTAGAATTACGCCATTACTTATGTACGAACTGGTAATCAAAACTAAATTCTCCTCCGCCCATCGCCTGAAACACTACAAAGGCAAATGCGAGGAACTGCACGGGCATAATTGGGATGTGCAGGTTATCCTGGAGGGCGAGGCGCCGGATAAAATCGGCTTGCTGATTGATTTCAAGGAAGCCAAGAAGATTATCCATAAGGAAACCGAGATGCTCGACCATAAGTATCTAAACCAAATTGAATATTTTAAAACGCATAACCCGACAACCGAAAATCTCGCGCGGTTTTTATACGGGAAACTGTCCGCGGCTTTTAAGCGGCGCGGAGTAAAAGTTAAAAAGGTAGGCGTCTGGGAATCCCCCGAATGCGGGGCGTATTTTAGTGAGGAGTAGTTATCAGTTATTCTGTTAAATCTGTTCCCGCCAGAGGCGGGTCTGCCTTTGGCATGATAATCCCGTTGTTAAAATAACGGAGCGAATTAATTATGCTATGTAAAAACTGCAATAAGCGGCCGGCAACCATCCACCTGACTGAAATAAGCCATAATAATGTAAAGCAGGAAATTCACCTGTGCGAGGAATGCGCACAGCAAAAGGGGCTTCCTTATAAACTGCAGTTCTCGCTTTCCGAGGTCTTGAGCAGCCTCATCGAGCCCATCATGACTAAGATGGGCAAAGAAAACCTCAATATGAAATGCCCGAATTGCGGGATAGATTACGCGACCTTCCAGAAGAAAGCCCGTTTCGGCTGCGCCAAGGATTACGAGGTCTTTAAGAAAGGCATCTCGCCGATACTGGAAAAGATACACGGCGCTACCCAGCACTATGGCAAGTTCCCGCAGGGAACCTCCGGCTCCGGAATCCTAAAGGAAAAGGAGCTACTGGATCTCCACCGCGAACTGGAAAAACTGGTGAAAAGCGAAGAATTCGAAAAGGCGGCTGAAATACGCGATAAGATAAAGAAATTGAAAACCAGGAAGAAAACAGAATGAAAATAGATGATTTGATGAACAAGGTCGGCACTTGGCTGGAAGGAAAAGGCAAGGATTCCGATATCGTCATTTCCTCCCGCATCAGGCTTGCCAGAAACCTGGATAATTTCGTCTTCCTGACCCTGGCAAATGAGGAGCAGAAAAAGGAAATCGTCGGCTTCATCCATAACGCACTTGTCTCCGCCAAGATAATACCGCCCATGCATTATTTCAGCTTCAAAGACCTTACTTCGGCAGACAAGCACCTGCTTCTGGAAAGGCATTTAATCAGCCGTGACCATGCCGAAGCGCCTAATGGTGTGACCGGTCAAAATGGTTCCCGCGCTTTGGTTATAAACGATAAAGAGACTTCAAGCATCATGATAAACGAGGAAGACCATCTGAGAATCCAGGGTTTGAGGAGCGGTTTTCAGTTGGCCGAATTATGGGATGAAATAAACGAACTGGACAGCCGCATGGAAAAACACCTGCCTTATGCCTTTTCTTCCCAGTTCGGATATCTCACCGCTTGTCCCACTAACGTGGGAACCGGATTGCGTTTCTCTGTAATGGTCCATCTGCCGGCCCTGGTTTTGAGCAAACAGATAGAAAAAGTCTTCCAGGCATTGACCCGCGTTAAATACACGGTGCGCGGATTCCTGGGAGAAGGCTCGCAATCCATGGGAGATTTTTACCAGATATCCAACCTGGTCACTTTAGGCCGGGCGGAAAAAGATATTTTAAGCGAGATGGAAAACGTCATCCCGGAAATCATAAAATACGAACGCACCTGGAGGGAGAAACTCTTGAATGAACAGGCAAACCAGACAAAGGACCGCATCTGGCGCGCTTACGGAATACTTAAAAACGCCTACACCATCACTTCGGGAGAGACCATGGAACTACTTTCCGCGGTAAGGATGGGAATCAATATAGGATTAATCAAGGACCTAACTATCGCCCAGGTAAACGAGATGTTTATATTTTCCCAACCGGCGCATCTGCAGAGAATCGCCGGAGAGGCACTCGGACCGGAAGAGCGGGATATTTTCAGGGCGAGTTATTTCAGGGGAAAACTAACCAAGCCTTCAAAGTGATTTTCTCTTTTTCTTAATCTCTTCCCAGGTATAGGTGTTAATCACGTCTTCTTTACCCACCCATCCGCGCCGGGCAACCGAAATGCCTAATCTGGCAAAGCCGAGCATATCAGAGTGATGTGAATCCGTTCCTATGGAAAACTTTACCCCGAATTCTTTTGCCCTTTTGCAATTCAGGTCGTTCAAATCGAGCCTGTCCGGGAATGAATTTATCTCCAGGAACGTCCCGGTCCGGGCCGCCGCTTCGAATATTTTATCCATATCAAGATTTACATAGCCTTCCCGGGTGGAAATAAGGCGCCCGGTCGGGTGGGCGATGATATCCACGTGTGGATTCTCCATCGCTTTGATGATGCGGCCTGTCACGTTATTCTTAAACCCGGAATAGACTGACGCCACGACCAAATCCATTTCTTTTAAGATGCTGTCCGGGAAATCAAGCTTCCCATCGGAAAGGATATCCACCTCCGCGCCTTTGAGAATTCGGATTTCCTTAAAGCGTTTTTGAAGTCCGTCTATCTCCTTTGACTCTTCTTTTAATCTGGCGGGTGATAATCCATGGGCATAAGAAGCCGCCTGCGAATGGTCGGTTATCAGGATGTATTCATAGCCGATTGCCCGGGCGGCCATGACAACCTCTTCTATCTTTGACCGGCCATCTGAATAAAGGCTGTGGCAGTGCAAATCGCCTTTTAGGTCGGCGTAGCCAATCAGTTTCGGGAGCTTGCCTTCCAGTGCCGCTTCTATCTCGCCGCGGTCTTCCCTGATTTCCGGCGGCATCAATAGCATATTAACAGCTTTATAAACTTCTTCCTCTGTCTTTCCGGCTATGAGCTTTTCGCCTTTAAAGACGCCGTATTCGTTAATCTTTAACCCCTTATCTTTTGCCAGCGAGCGCAGTTTTATATTATGCGCCTTGGAGCCGGTGAAATACTGGAGCGCCGCGCCGTAGGATTCTTCCGGCACCACCCGCAAATCCGCCTGATGCCCGCTTTTAAGGATGACGGACGCCTTGGTCTCTCCCGCGCCGAGAATCTCCCGAACAATCGGAAGCTCGGTGAAACGCCTGATAATCTTGCCCGGTTTCTCGCCTGTCGCCAGGATATCGATATCGCCGATGGTTTCGCACATCCTTCGCAGGGAGCCTGCCGGCGAGATCTGCTTTATGGATCGAAGGTCCTTTTTAAGTTCCGCGATGATGCCGTCTACCAGCGGCAATGCCCGGCCTAACAGAATCCGGCCCTGTATCTTTGTTACCAGCGCCAGCCCGCGGGAAATATTTTCCACCTTTTTTTCTCCCATCATCGGCAGTTTGGCAAGCGAGCCGTTTTCAATCACCTTTTTCAAGTCATCCACGTTCTTTACCTTAAGCTTGCGAAAGGCAAGGCTTAAAGTCTTGGGGCCCAATCCCGGTATCCGTCTCAAATCAAAGATGCCGTCAGGAATACCTTCGTTAGCCTCTTCAAGCTTTTTAATCTTTCCGGTTGCCAGATATTCTTCTATCTTCTTATGGAGCCCTGTTCCGATGCCTGAGATTTCCTCCAATTTCCCTTCCCGCGCGATGGCTTCGATATCCTTGGGCATTTCGGAAAGAGTCCGGGCGGCCTTGCGGTAGGCGTTTACGCGAAAGGTGTTTTCTCCCTTGAATTCCAGGGCATCCGCAATCTGGAGAAAAATATCGGCTATTTCCCGGTTTTTCATCTTTTATCTAAATATTTAGCCAAATCTATCTTCTTATATTCGGCTTTGGTGGCGGGAATCTTTCTGCAGGCAAGGTAAATCGTCCGCGTTTGCGGATATATCACCATGGACTGGAGATTTATCAGGGGTATCGGAACAGATTTAAGTATATTTATTATTTCATTATGGCCGATTTTCCCATGAAGTCCCTTGGCCTGGATTGCCATGGTGTTATAGCGGTCGTCGCCGTCGGACATCTTCATTTCCGGCGTGACAAACCAGTTGGTCGCGCAGAGAATTCCGTTTGCAGGATACCGCACTGCCACACTCTCAGAAGTGAATTCAATCACCACGGAGTTTCCTCCTGAATCAGCCAGGGCAAGATTGGATGGCGCGGTCCGCCTGGCTGCCTTGACGATTTCAATCGCCTTTTCTATATCGGATGCCTCTTCCAGTATTTTACGGAAGAGCATGGATGTCGGCATGCCGGAATCATTGATGGCGCCGTCAAAGCTGACCAGCATTGCCAGCGACAGGCCGTCCTGGTTCATCCCGGAAATTACGCCGGCCAATCCGGGCCAGGTGATTGAGGCAAATGACTTTTTATTATCGGCCTGCCTGCCGGACAGGCAGGGATGGTAAACCGTAATCATATTGTAATTAACCGCCATGCCAAGTGACGGGAAATCCAGGTTGCGCCCGAAAATAAGTTCCTTCCCTGCCGGAGGGGAGGTAATGATGATACTGCAAAAAGGAAGCCGCGGGTCATCAATCATGGTGTGGAGTAAAAGGAAGTCGTTAATTGATACGCCGGAAACCTTCGTCATGGCATCCAGTTCTTCCATATATTCAGGCGGGATGAAAGGCTTCATTAGCTCCCGGGCTTTTATCGCCCGTTCGAGGTTCTTGCCCTGGGAAAGAAACCGTCCGATATAATTATGAATGAGCGCGTTCAGCTGGGATTTCAAGAGTTCGCCCTGCTGTTCACCCATTTCCTGCGGACTGCCGCGCAGGATAAGGAGGGGAATCTCCTGCTCAAAAGTAAGCTCGCCTTTTCCCGCTTTAGCCGGGGCAACCTCCACCCGTCCTGTCTTCTCGACGACATACGGGGGAACTTCGATAAAACAGCAGAAACTGTTAAACAAGATAAAGCCGGCGGCTAAGAATAATAACAGGACGGCTATCCGTTTCAGCCCGTTTTTGGTTATCAGTTTCATATGTCACCTGCTTAAGATTATATATCACCAAAATTCTAATGGCAAGAGAAAATAACGCATAGATATAATTATTCTAACTATTGAACAATTAGCCCCTTGAACAATTGAACCTGTTTATAGAAACTATTATCGCCCTTCTTTCCATCTGCCGATATAAATACATATATTATCTTTTGCCACTAAGACACTAAGGCACAAAATGGTTCTTTGCGTCTTTGCGGTGAATTTTAACCTATGAAAAAATACCGCACCTGGGCAGAAATCAATCTGGCAAAGGCCGCCGCCAACCTGAAGGCCATCCGGAACAAGGTCGGTCCGGATACCAAGATTATGGTCGTGGTCAAGGCGGATGGCTACGGGCACGGCGCGACGCAAATAGGCCGGACGGTCCTGGAAGCCGGCGCGGCCATGCTCGGCGTGGGCGATTCCACCGAGGCGATTGAACTCAGGCAATCCGGCATCTTAGCCCCGATACTGATACTGGGCGCCCTGATTGAGGAAGAGCTCGGCTGGATTATCTCTTACGACATCACCCCGACCGTCCACTCTATGGATTTACTGCCGCTTTTGGATACCGAAGCCAAGCGCCAGAATAAGAAACTAAAAATACACCTGAAAATTGATACCGGCATGAGCCGTTTGGGCGCCTCGCCTAACCGCGCGGTAGAAATAATAAAGAAGATTAAGGCATCGCCGAATTTGCAACTGGAAGGAATCTGCACCCATCTTTCCTGCTCGTTTAACCACAATGAGCTCGATTTCACCAAGAAGCAGATAGAGGCGTTTAAGAACATGGTCAAGGAAGTGGAATCTAACGGCTTTCGAATTCCCTTGAAACATCACGCCTCAACCGGGGCGATATTCACACTGGCTAACAGCTTCTTTAATATGGTCCGTCCGGGCGGGGCGATTTACGGGATAGACCCGGGCAACGTCTCAGAAAAAGGCGTCAAGTTCGACCCGATTCTCTCCTTTAAGTCGCAGGTATCGTTTTTGAAGACGGTTCCTTCCGGGACGCCGGTCGGCTATAACCGCACTTATACCACCAACAAGCGCACGAAGATTGCGACCATTCCGGTGGGCTATAACGACGGCTATCCGTATCAGCTGGGCAACAAAGGCATGGTCCTTATCCGGGGAAAGCGCTGTCCGATTATCGGGACGATTACCATGGACTATATCATGGCGGATGTGACCCACCTGCCTACCGGACAGGCAGGTCTGCCGGCGGTCGCAGTTGGGGATGAGGTCGTGCTGATAGGCGAGCAGAACGGTGAAAAACTGCCCGCGGAAGAATTGGCGAGGCTGGCCTGCGTTTCGCCTTATGTCATCACCTGCGGATTAGGCAAGCGTGTCCGCCGCGTTTACGTGTAAAACCCATATCAGAACAGGTTCCCTTTCGGAACCAATTTACTAACCTAGCACATCTTTCTAATTAACTAATGGAGTAGCAACGACGTCCCCGTAGCGCAGCGAAGTGGTGTAACATAGGTGGGGTTCTCTAGTCTACTACAGGTGGTTTCATAAGTCCTTTTAGGGGATTACCCCCTTTTTTGACAAAGGGGGAAATAGGGAGATTTTATACCTTATGAAACCTCTTCTAGTCCATTGGCTACCTTCACTTAAGTCTTGCTATTTCGATTCTGATTAAACTTAATTTCCCGTCGCACCCCCTATTCCAAGTGCTTTGACCGGTCCGGATAGGGGTCAGGAGGGGGGTATAGGGTAGGTGGGTATAGGGGGTGGTGATACCCTGTAAGGAGGGCATAACTATTTTTGTTCCCCTTAAATAGAATTTCGAGATACTCCCTTTTCGCGTTCGGGATACGCCGGAGAGGGATACCCCTGGGGATATAGGGGGGATGGGTAGAGGGGGGTGTTTTCATCTGTCTGGGAGGGTGCGAAGTCTTTAGCCGTTCCAAAGTTTATAGGATTCAGATTGATATGATTCTTTCTGCAGTAAATACTTCGGATAATTAGCCTGCTTGGAATTAATAAACGAGGGTATAAAGCTGAATCGCTTTACTCCGGACGGCGCAAGCCACCTTGATTTTATCAAGGAAAACGGGCAACTGTTCTTGGAGGTGAAAGTTTCCCAGGTGTAACTCTTCGGCAAACCAAGGGTAAATTGGGGGCGTTCTTTGAACGCCCCCTTTTTTATTTGTGTTGGTCTGTAAAATTATATTTATTCGCCTTCTTCTTCGTGGACGACGCGGGCGACTGAGACGAGTTTATCGTTTGCCTGCAGGGAAATGAGCCTGACCCCTTGGGTGTTCCTACCGATGACCCGGATGCTCTTTACCGGAATCCTGACAACCATCCCAGCTGAGGTGCCCATGATGATATCGTCATCGTCTTTCACTTCCTTCATGGCAATGAGCTTGCCGTTACGGTCGGAAGTCTTGATATTATGGACGCCCGTCCCTCCGCGGCGCTGGATGCGGTATTCGTCGAACCCGGTCCGCTTGCCGTATCCTTTTTCGCAGAGGCTCAAGAGCGAGGAATCCTTATCAACGATAATCATATCCTTGACCTGATCACCTTTTCTTAAACGTATGCCGGTCACCCCACGCGCCGAACGCCCCATCTGCCGAACATCGGTCTCCGGGAAGCGGATGCTCATGCCGTCGCGCGTGCCCAGGATAATATGGTCTTTGCCGCCGGTTACCCGGACTCCGATAAGCTTATCGCTGCCGTTCAACTTCAGGGCGATGATACCGCCTTTCTTGGGATTGCTGAACGCCTTGAGCGTGGTCTTCTTGATATAGCCGCTCTGGGTCGCCATGACCAGGAACCCTTCATCAAAGTTCTTGACCGCGATTGCCGAGGTAATGCTTTCGCCCTGCGCCAGCCGGATGAAGTTTACCAAAGCGCGGCCCTTTGCCTGACGGCCCATCATCGGGATATCGTAAACTTTTATCCAATGAACCTTGCCGAGCGAGGTAAAGAAAAGAATATAATCGTGCGTGGAAGCGATGAAGAGGTGCTCCGCGAAATCATCTTCTTTTATTTCCGCGCCCATGACGCCTTTCCCTCCGCGCGCCTGTTTGCGGTAGGAAGTCAAAGGCATGCGCTTGACATAGCCGGCATGGCTGATAAGGACGGCCATGTCTTCCTCGGTAATCAGCTCTTCCAGGGAGAAATCCTGCGCTTCTCTTTTCAATATCTGGGTCCGGCGGGCATCGCCGTATTTTTCTTTTATCTCGTAAAGGTCTTCGCGGATGATATCCAAAACCAGCCCGTCATCCGCTAATATCGCCTTATATTCGACAATCCTGTCTTTCAGTTCTTTCAGGTCTTTTGCCAGCTTCTCGTGTTCCAGGCCGGTCAGGCGCTGTAACTGCATTTTAAGGATGGCATCGGCCTGGATTTCGCTCAGCTTGAAGCGTTTCATCAGGCCTTCGCGGGCGATATCCACGGTCTTGGATTTCTTTATCAGTTTAACGACGGCATCTATGTTATCTATGGCGATGATTAATCCTTCAAGTATGTGCGCTTCGGCCTCGGCTTTTTCCAGGAGGAACCTGGTCCGCCGCTTGATTATTTCCATCCGGTGCTCTTTATAGGCGACCAGTATTTGTTTCAGGTTTAAGACCTGCGGGCGGTTATCCACCAGGGCAATCATGATAATGGAAAAACTGTCCTGGAGCGGCGTGTTTTTATAGAGCTGGTTGATGACCACCTGGGCTTCCTCGCCGCGTCTGAGTTCGATGACGATGCGCATGCCGTCCTTATCGCTTTCGTCGCGGATATCCGAGACGCCCTGTATCTTATCGTTTTTAATCAGGTCGGCGATGCGTTCGATGATGCGCGCCTTTTCCTGGTTATAGGGAATTTCGGTAATGATTATATTTTCCCTGCCGCCTTTGGCTTCTTCGGTGGCGACCTTGGCGCGGACGGTGATGATGCCGCGTCCGGTTTCGTAAGCGCTCTGGACGCCTTTAAACCCGCAGATGATTCCGCCGGTCGGAAAGTCCGGGCCTTTGACGATTTCTATAAGTTCGCTTATGGGGGTGTCCGGCTTATCTATTATTTTAATGATGCCGTCGCATACTTCGGAAAAGTTATGGGGCGGGATGCTGGTCGCCATGCCGACGGCGATGCCGGAAGAGCCGTTGCACAGGAGATTGGGGAATTTGGAAGGGAGGACAGTCGGTTCCTCGCGGGTTTCGTCATAATTCGGGACGTAATCCACCGTGTTCTTTTCCATATCCTCCAGCATCTGCATGGAGAAATTGGTCATGCGGGCTTCGGTATAACGCATGGCGGCCGGGGGGTCGCCGTCAATCGAGCCGAAGTTGCCCTGACCGTCAACCAGCGGATAACGGCAGGCAAAATCCTGCGCCATCCTGACC
This is a stretch of genomic DNA from Planctomycetota bacterium. It encodes these proteins:
- the gyrA gene encoding DNA gyrase subunit A, whose product is MKDKPDKNKPAAKTVEKETAPESASPNGGNIRDLLIEDEMKDSYLNYSMSVIVSRALPDVRDGLKPSQRRIMVAMNDLGLGPRSKFRKCAKIAGDTSGNYHPHGEQVVYPTLVRMAQDFACRYPLVDGQGNFGSIDGDPPAAMRYTEARMTNFSMQMLEDMEKNTVDYVPNYDETREEPTVLPSKFPNLLCNGSSGIAVGMATSIPPHNFSEVCDGIIKIIDKPDTPISELIEIVKGPDFPTGGIICGFKGVQSAYETGRGIITVRAKVATEEAKGGRENIIITEIPYNQEKARIIERIADLIKNDKIQGVSDIRDESDKDGMRIVIELRRGEEAQVVINQLYKNTPLQDSFSIIMIALVDNRPQVLNLKQILVAYKEHRMEIIKRRTRFLLEKAEAEAHILEGLIIAIDNIDAVVKLIKKSKTVDIAREGLMKRFKLSEIQADAILKMQLQRLTGLEHEKLAKDLKELKDRIVEYKAILADDGLVLDIIREDLYEIKEKYGDARRTQILKREAQDFSLEELITEEDMAVLISHAGYVKRMPLTSYRKQARGGKGVMGAEIKEDDFAEHLFIASTHDYILFFTSLGKVHWIKVYDIPMMGRQAKGRALVNFIRLAQGESITSAIAVKNFDEGFLVMATQSGYIKKTTLKAFSNPKKGGIIALKLNGSDKLIGVRVTGGKDHIILGTRDGMSIRFPETDVRQMGRSARGVTGIRLRKGDQVKDMIIVDKDSSLLSLCEKGYGKRTGFDEYRIQRRGGTGVHNIKTSDRNGKLIAMKEVKDDDDIIMGTSAGMVVRIPVKSIRVIGRNTQGVRLISLQANDKLVSVARVVHEEEGE